A single region of the Salvia miltiorrhiza cultivar Shanhuang (shh) chromosome 8, IMPLAD_Smil_shh, whole genome shotgun sequence genome encodes:
- the LOC130997743 gene encoding LOW QUALITY PROTEIN: protein CNGC15b-like (The sequence of the model RefSeq protein was modified relative to this genomic sequence to represent the inferred CDS: inserted 2 bases in 1 codon) has protein sequence MRHLTSARFEETAKSSPSKKKLSRVFSEDYEIVQKKIFDPRGSFLSTWNKYFLISCLISLFVDPLFFYLPNVEQEACMQSSVPLEIALTLTRCIVDASYVIHIFVRFRTAYTAPSSRIFGRGELVIDSSKIASRYLRTHFWFDLLAALPLPQLLIWVVIPCLRGSNVIGAKHGLRVTIIFQFLLRLYLVFPLSSKIITTAGVVVEAAWAGAAFNLMLFMLASHVIGSLWYLLSIERQEMCWKSVCDAQXPNCHYLYFDCKTAGDSDRRSWFASSNITAMCGAGTQFYDFGIYRDALTHGVANSSFPNKYSYCFWWGLRNLSSLGQNLLTTSYIGEINFAIAIAILGLVLFALLIGNMQAYLQSSTARLEEWRVKRIDTEKWMRHRQLPDDMKQRVRTYDLYRWVTTRGVDEEAILKSLPLDLRRDIKHHLCLDLVRRVALFEEVDELSLDAICERLKPVLCTPGTCLVREGDPVVEMLFILRGRLHSSTTNGGRTGFFNSTQLGSGEFCGEELLSWGLYRRPTLLLPTSTRTVTAITEVEAFALGAEDVKFVTSQFRKLHSKQLKHKFRFHSQQWRTWAACFIQAAWFSYKRRKDAAALKARESFAGLMGKDRCSSLPAKASAFSVYASCIRSLRNASHSSLMDKPAEPDFSTHDTQT, from the exons ATGAGACATTTGACAAGCGCGAG ATTTGAGGAAACGGCAAAGTCATCTCCCAGCAAGAAGAAACTTTCGAGAGTATTCTCTGAGGACTACGAGATAGTGCAGAAGAAGATATTTGATCCACGAGGATCTTTTCTGAGCACGTGGAATAAATATTTCCTAATCTCATGTCTGATTTCCCTCTTCGTGGACCCCCTCTTCTTCTATTTACCCAACGTTGAGCAAGAAGCGTGCATGCAGTCCTCCGTCCCCCTCGAGATAGCTCTCACGCTCACTCGTTGCATCGTCGATGCATCTTATGTGATTCACATCTTTGTCCGGTTCAGGACGGCCTACACTGCCCCTTCCTCTCGCATATTTGGGAGGGGGGAGCTGGTTATCGACTCCTCCAAGATTGCTTCGCGATATCTTCGTACACACTTTTGGTTTGATCTGTTAGCCGCTCTGCCTCTTCCGCAGCTGCTGATATGGGTTGTGATCCCATGTCTGAGAGGTTCAAATGTGATCGGGGCGAAACACGGGCTCCGCGTCACCATCATATTTCAATTCCTCTTGAGGTTATATCTTGTCTTCCCGCTCTCGTCCAAGATCATCACCACCGCTGGGGTGGTGGTGGAAGCAGCGTGGGCCGGTGCAGCTTTCAATCTCATGCTCTTTATGCTCGCCAGTCAT GTGATCGGTTCCCTTTGGTACCTGCTGTCGATCGAGAGGCAAGAAATGTGTTGGAAGAGTGTTTGCGACGCTCA CCCTAACTGCCACTACTTGTATTTCGACTGCAAGACCGCCGGAGATTCCGACAGAAGATCTTGGTTTGCATCCAGCAATATTACGGCAATGTGCGGAGCAGGTACTCAATTCTATGATTTTGGGATCTACAGAGACGCGCTGACTCACGGAGTTGCCAACTCCAGCTTCCCTAATAAATACTCCTACTGTTTCTGGTGGGGACTGCGGAATCTAAG CTCTCTTGGACAGAATCTACTTACAACTAGTTATATCGGAGAAATCAATTTCGCCATAGCCATTGCAATCCTGGGATTGGTGCTTTTCGCGTTGCTCATAGGCAATATGCAA GCATACCTCCAATCTTCAACGGCACGGTTGGAGGAGTGGAGGGTTAAAAGGATCGACACCGAAAAATGGATGCGACACCGGCAACTCCCTGACGACATGAAGCAGAGGGTGCGCACTTACGACCTGTATAGATGGGTTACGACGCGAGGAGTTGACGAGGAAGCTATTCTGAAGAGCCTGCCTCTGGATCTCCGGCGAGACATCAAGCACCATCTCTGCCTCGACCTGGTTCGCCGA GTTGCCCTTTTCGAGGAGGTGGACGAGCTGAGCCTGGACGCCATCTGCGAGAGGCTGAAGCCCGTGCTGTGCACCCCAGGGACGTGCCTGGTCCGCGAGGGCGACCCCGTGGTGGAGATGCTCTTCATCCTCCGCGGCCGCCTccactcctccaccaccaacgGGGGCAGGACCGGTTTCTTCAACTCTACCCAGTTAGGATCGGGGGAGTTCTGCGGGGAGGAGCTGCTCAGCTGGGGGCTCTACCGCCGCCCCACCCTCCTCCTCCCCACCTCCACGCGGACCGTCACGGCCATCACGGAGGTCGAGGCCTTCGCCCTCGGGGCGGAGGACGTCAAGTTCGTGACGTCGCAGTTCAGGAAGCTGCACAGCAAGCAGCTCAAGCATAAGTTCAGGTTCCACTCGCAGCAGTGGCGGACGTGGGCCGCCTGCTTCATCCAGGCTGCCTGGTTCAGCTACAAGAGGAGGAAGGACGCCGCCGCCCTCAAGGCCAGGGAGAGCTTCGCCGGATTAATGGGTAAGGACCGCTGCAGCTCCTTGCCGGCCAAAGCGTCCGCCTTCTCCGTCTATGCTTCCTGCATTCGGAGCCTCAGGAACGCGTCGCACTCGTCCTTGATGGACAAACCTGCTGAGCCTGATTTTTCCACTCATGATACTCAAACATAG
- the LOC130997744 gene encoding 29 kDa ribonucleoprotein A, chloroplastic-like, producing the protein MAASTHFLSLAPRTLSLHHSNSSAAASAPSLFTPSSIKILPKLVLALSSVSSRASNFVRNVALSSDVEEDETPYVGGAEREESPDLKLFVGNLPFSVDSAALADLFQQAGSVEEVEVIYDKATGRSRGFAFVVMSTIEEAEAAVEQFNGYEIEGRALRVNSGPPPPKRESSFGGRDSSFGGSRGRERSSYGNNSFGGPRGGGSRERSSFGNANKIYVGNLSWDVDNLALESVFSEHGNVQEARVVYDRENGRSRGFGFVTYSSAEEVNKAVASLDGTELEGRPIRVSPAEDRR; encoded by the exons ATGGCTGCTTCTACCCATTTCTTATCCTTAGCCCCACGCACCCTCTCCCTGCACCACTCCAActcctccgccgccgcttcCGCTCCTTCTCTCTTCACGCCGTCTTCCATCAAAATCCTGCCTAAACTCGTCCTCGCTCTCTCATCCGTCTCCAGCCGCGCTTCCAACTTTGTAAGGAACGTCGCGCTCTCGTCGGACGTGGAGGAGGACGAAACCCCCTACGTCGGCGGCGCGGAGCGGGAGGAGTCTCCGGATTTGAAGCTTTTTGTGGGGAATTTGCCGTTTAGTGTTGACAGCGCTGCGCTTGCCGACTTGTTTCAACAAGCCGGAAGTGTGGAGGAGGTTGAG GTTATATATGACAAGGCCACGGGAAGAAGTCGGGGTTTCGCCTTTGTGGTGATGTCTACTATTGAGGAAGCTGAAGCTGCAGTTGAACAATTCAATGGATAT GAAATTGAGGGCAGAGCTTTGCGTGTAAACTCTGGACCACCACCACCTAAAAGGGAAAGCTCTTTCGGAGGAAGGGATAGCTCCTTTGGAGGATCCAGGGGACGGGAACGATCGAGCTATGGAAACAATTCATTTGGAGGGCCCAGGGGTGGCGGTAGTCGTGAACGATCCAGTTTTGGTAACGCCAACAAGATTTATGTGGGTAATCTTTCATGGGATGTGGACAACCTTGCTCTTGAGTCGGTGTTTAGCGAGCACGGAAATGTTCAGGAGGCCAGGGTGGTTTATGATAGAGAAAATGGTAGATCGAGGGGATTCGGGTTTGTAACCTACAGCTCCGCCGAAGAGGTCAACAAAGCCGTTGCATCATTGGATGGCACA GAGCTGGAGGGTCGACCTATTCGAGTCAGTCCTGCTGAAGACCGTCGTTAA